A stretch of the Capsicum annuum cultivar UCD-10X-F1 chromosome 8, UCD10Xv1.1, whole genome shotgun sequence genome encodes the following:
- the LOC107880045 gene encoding acetylserotonin O-methyltransferase-like has protein sequence MAEETSGVAKLIHEREEESQAQEYLWNCIFGFTETAVVKCAVELGISDYLETHKQQPVSLNQLSTAFGCCASSLYRILRFLTNRGIFKEVSSVGDGGDVLGYVQTPISRLLRRDGENSMAHLLLLQNSPFMLAPWHYLTARLLDKENTSPFNAVHGKDAWEYAKNNSEHNKLINDGMACHARMTTRVIIDNYAEIFKGIESLVDVGGGNGTTLGMLVKAFPWIKGINFDLPHVVSVAPHYDGVVHVEGDMFDSVPNAHAAFFMAVLHDWGDEECIRILKNCIKAISKDTGKVIIVETVLEEKIGNDKSLKDVGFMMDMVMMSHTSNGKERSAKEWAHILSEAGFSRHSIVNIPAIECIILAYP, from the exons ATGGCGGAAGAAACAAGTGGAGTTGCAAAATTAATCCATGAAAGAGAGGAAGAGTCTCAAGCTCAAGAATATCTATGGAATTGCATATTTGGTTTCACTGAAACGGCTGTAGTTAAATGTGCTGTTGAATTGGGAATTTCTGATTATTTAGAAACCCATAAACAACAACCTGTTTCGTTAAACCAATTGTCCACTGCATTTGGGTGTTGTGCTTCTTCCCTATATCGAATTCTGAGGTTCTTGACTAACAGGGGAATATTTAAAGAGGTGTCATCAGTTGGAGATGGTGGTGATGTTTTGGGTTATGTGCAAACACCTATTTCTCGTCTGCTGAGGAGAGATGGAGAAAATAGCATGGCTCATCTTCTCTTACTTCAAAACAGTCCATTTATGCTTGCACCATGGCACTACCTCACTGCCCGCCTTTTAGATAAGG AAAATACCTCACCATTCAATGCTGTTCATGGAAAGGATGCGTGGGAGTATGCAAAAAACAATTCGGAGCATAACAAGCTAATCAACGACGGTATGGCTTGCCACGCCCGGATGACGACGCGTGTCATTATCGATAATTATGCCGAGATATTTAAAGGGATAGAGTCATTGGTAGATGTTGGAGGAGGTAATGGAACAACTCTTGGTATGTTGGTGAAGGCATTCCCTTGGATCAAAGGGATTAACTTTGATCTGCCTCATGTTGTCTCTGTTGCTCCTCATTATGATGGTGTTGTACATGTTGAAGGGGATATGTTTGATTCTGTTCCCAATGCTCATGCTGCTTTCTTCATG GCGGTTTTACATGACTGGGGTGATGAAGAATGCATTCGAATCTTGAAAAATTGCATAAAAGCTATTTCAAAAGATACAGGGAAGGTGATAATTGTGGAGACAGTTCTTGAGGAAAAAATAGGCAATGATAAAAGCCTCAAGGATGTTGGTTTTATGATGGATATGGTAATGATGTCTCACACAAGTAATGGAAAAGAGAGAAGTGCAAAGGAATGGGCTCATATTCTGAGTGAAGCTGGATTCAGTAGGCACTCTATTGTGAATATTCCTGCTATTGAATGTATTATTTTGGCTTATCCTTGA